The proteins below come from a single Aegilops tauschii subsp. strangulata cultivar AL8/78 chromosome 6, Aet v6.0, whole genome shotgun sequence genomic window:
- the LOC109743341 gene encoding DNA repair protein RAD5A: MAKKSERAEQVAAVRAVLGEETPEMDIIRALHMAGDDPTKTINILLDLHYNLPPPPSPSPSPPPQPPPVQPTKPPNKSIPPPKTPAQPKPAAAAAGKPRPKSNPAPGGGGEHWWLVGSAEMAGLSTCKGRRIAAGEPVTFSFPNSATAAASGKGRPGRFALASCTSEIMRFSTPTHGEVGRIPNEWARCLLPLLKEGKVKVEALCKSAPEVLSIMDTVLLSASIYINSSMFRDQKQSLPKATRAAMEDSTFHPLPALFKVIGITPFMKAAFTPEDLYSRKRPIERKSSNGEPVAKLTSEKLKLSSSGNEDDHAEGTVSDSDLDDIIGISDSSALEERDPPEALQCDLRPYQKQALHWMLQLEKGSCSQDAATTLHPCWEAYKLDDKREFVLYLNVFSGDATTEFPSTLQLSRGGILADAMGLGKTIMTISLLLSDSSKGRVTTQHSTQISGEASGLGETPIQSLDSVKNLASPFSFSKIRKLKAPLIGGGNLVICPMTLLSQWKAEIEAHTKPNSLNIYVHYGQSRPKEASFIGQNDIVLTTYGVVASEFSTESSTENGGLYSVHWFRIVLDEAHMIKSSKSLISQAAAALTADRRWCLTGTPIQNNLEDLYSLFRFLKVEPWRNWALWNKLVQKPFEEGDERGLKLVQTILKPVMLRRTKHSTDKEGRPILTLPPANIEVKYCDLSESEKDFYEALFRRSKVKFDQFVEQGKVLHNYASILELLLRLRQCCDHPFLVMSRGDTQEFADLNKLAKRFLHGGNSNVNGDSSSLPSKAYIEEVVQELQKGEGECPICLEAFEDAVLTPCAHRLCRECILSSWQSPSAGLCPVCRKSMTKQDLITAPTNSRFQVDVEKNWVESSKISFLLQELESLRSSGAKSIVFSQWTAFLDLLEIPLSRHGISFTRLDGTLNLQQRERVIREFSEDKRILVLLMSLKAGGVGINLTAASNAFVMDPWWNPAVEEQAVMRIHRIGQTKSVSIKRFIVKGTVEERMEAVQARKQRMISGALTDQEFRTARLEELKMLFS, from the exons ATGGCGAAGAAGAGCGAGAGGGCGGAGCAGGTGGCGGCGGTGCGCGCGGTGCTCGGCGAGGAGACGCCGGAGATGGACATCATCCGCGCGCTCCACATGGCCGGCGACGACCCCACCAAGACCATCAACATCCTCCTCGACCTCCACTACaacctgccgccgccgccgtcgccgtcgccgtcgcccccgccccaGCCCCCGCCGGTCCAACCCACCAAACCCCCCAACAAATCGATCCCGCCGCCCAAAACCCCTGCGCAGCCgaagccggcggcggcggcggccgggaaACCTAGGCCTAAGTCCAACCCCgcgcccggcggcggcggcgagcactgGTGGCTGGTGGGGAGCGCCGAGATGGCCGGCCTGTCCACCTGCAAGGGCAGGCGCATCGCCGCCGGGGAACCGGTCACCTTCTCGTTCCCCAACTCCGCGACCGCAGCCGCCTCGGGCAAGGGCCGCCCTGGTCGCTTTGCCCTCGCTTCCTGCACCTCGGAGATTATGCGCTTCTCAACCCCGACCCACGGGGAG GTCGGCCGCATCCCCAACGAGTGGGCGCGGTGTCTGCTACCCCTTCTCAAGGAGGGGAAGGTCAAAGTCGAGGCCCTGTGCAAATCCGCTCCTGAGGTTCTTAGCATCATGGACACCGTCCTCTTGTCTGCTAG TATATACATCAACAGCTCCATGTTCCGTGACCAAAAGCAGTCACTGCCCAAGGCAACGCGTGCTGCTATGGAGGACTCCACATTCCATCCACTCCCCGCACTTTTCAAAGTCATCGGGATTACCCCTTTTATGAAG GCAGCATTTACTCCAGAAGATCTCTATTCCAGAAAGCGACCAATTGAAAGAAAG AGCAGTAACGGAGAGCCAGTTGCAAAGTTGACATCTGAGAAATTGAAATTATCTTCTAGCGGAAATGAAGATGATCATGCTGAAGGAACTGTTTCAGATTCAGATTTGGATGATATAATTGGAATCTCAGACAGTTCTGCATTGGAG GAGAGGGATCCACCTGAGGCTCTGCAGTGTGATCTGCGCCCTTATCAGAAGCAGGCCCTTCATTGGATGCTGCAGCTTGAGAAAGGCAGTTGCTCCCAGGATGCAGCTACAACCCTTCACCCTTGTTGGGAGGCATATAAGCTTGATGACAA GAGGGAATTTGTTCTGTACTTGAATGTATTTTCCGGGGATGCCACCACTGAATTTCCTAGTACATTACAGCTTTCTAGAGGAGGG ATTCTGGCAGATGCAATGGGACTAGGGAAGACTATCATGACGATAAGTCTTCTTCTTTCTGATTCTAGCAAAGGGCGCGTCACAACTCAGCATAGTACTCAGATCTCTGGAGAAGCTAGTGGGCTGGGTGAAACTCCTATTCAGTCCCTTGATTCCGTGAAGAATCTAGCTAGCCCTTTTTCTTTTAGCAAGATCAGGAAACTTAAGGCCCCACTGATTGGAGGTGGAAATCTAGTTATCTGCCCGATGACACTACTGAGTCAGTGGAAG GCAGAGATTGAAGCTCATACAAAACCGAATTCTTTgaatatatatgttcattatgGCCAAAGCAGACCAAAGGAAGCAAGCTTTATTGGTCAGAATGATATTGTCCTGACCACCTATGGAGTCGTGGCATCAGAATTTTCAACCGAG AGTTCTACAGAAAATGGTGGCCTCTACTCTGTTCACTGGTTTAGAATTGTGCTTGATGAGGCGCACATGATAAAGTCATCTAAAAGCTTAATATCCCAAGCTGCTGCTGCTCTTACTGCTGATCGGCGCTGGTGTCTTACTGGTACACCAATTCAG AACAACTTGGAGGATCTATACAGCCTTTTTAGGTTTCTGAAGGTTGAACCATGGAGAAACTGGGCCCT GTGGAATAAACTTGTACAAAAACCATTTGAAGAAGGTGACGAAAGAGGCTTAAAGCTAGTGCAGACCATTTTAAAGCCAGTAATGTTGAGGAGAACTAAACATAGCACAGACAAGGAGGGCAG ACCAATCCTTACTCTACCCCCGGCGAATATTGAAGTGAAATATTGTGATCTATCAGAGTCTGAGAAGGACTTCTATGAAGCTCTGTTTCGACGATCTAAG GTGAAATTTGATCAGTTTGTGGAGCAAGGGAAGGTCCTGCACAATTATGCTTCAATTCTGGAGTTGCTTTTGCGCCTTAGGCAATGTTGTGACCATCCATTTCTTGTTATGAG TCGTGGAGATACACAGGAGTTTGCAGACCTCAATAAGCTTGCAAAGCGTTTCCTGCATGGTGGTAATAGTAATGTTAATGGGGATTCTTCTTCCCTTCCCTCTAAGGCTTACATTGAAGAGGTTGTCCAAGAACTGCAGAAAGGTGAGGGGGAATGCCCTATTTGCCTGGAAGCCTTTGAGGATGCTGTGTTAACTCCCTGTGCTCATCGATTATGCCGAGAGTGTATTTTATCTAGTTGGCAGAGTCCATCAGCAGGTCTTTGTCCTGTTTGTAG AAAGTCGATGACCAAGCAAGATCTTATTACTGCTCCAACTAACAGTCGCTTCCAAGTTGATGTTGAGAAGAACTGGGTTGAATCTTCGAAGATATCTTTTCTTCTACAGGAATTAGAATCTCTTCGCAGTTCAGGCGCCAAGAGTATCGTGTTTAGTCAGTGGACTGCATTTCTAGATCTCCTGGAAATTCCACTTTCCAG GCATGGCATCTCATTTACCAGACTGGATGGGACCTTAAATCTTcagcagagagagagagtaatcCGTGAGTTTTCTGAGGACAAACGAATTCTG GTTTTACTTATGTCTCTGAAGGCTGGTGGTGTTGGAATAAACCTCACCGCTGCCTCTAACGCGTTTGTCATG GACCCTTGGTGGAATCCTGCTGTTGAAGAACAAGCTGTCATGCGCATCCATCGAATTGGTCAAACGAAGAGTGTTTCCATCAAAAGGTTCATTGTCAAG GGTACTGTTGAGGAACGAATGGAAGCTGTGCAGGCCCGTAAGCAGCGGATGATTTCCGGAGCGTTGACGGACCAAGAATTCCGCACAGCACGTCTAGAAGAACTGAAGATGCTCTTCTCTTGA